In one window of Anser cygnoides isolate HZ-2024a breed goose chromosome 3, Taihu_goose_T2T_genome, whole genome shotgun sequence DNA:
- the TRIB2 gene encoding tribbles homolog 2 — translation MNIQRSTPITIARYGRPRNKTQDFEELSSIRSIEPSQSFSPNLGSPSPPETPNLSHCVSCIGKYLLLEPLEGDHVFRAVHLHSGEELVCKVFDIGCYQELLAPCFCLPAHKNINQITEIILGETKAYVFFERSYGDMHSFVRTCKKLKEEEAAKLFYQIASAVAHCHDGGLVLRDLKLRKFIFKDEERTRVKLESLEDAYILRGNDDSLSDKHGCPAYVSPEILNTNGSYSGKAADVWSLGVMLYTMLVGRYPFHDIEPSSLFSKIRRGQFNIPETLSPKAKCLIRSILRREPSERLTSQEILDHPWFSTDFNVSNSGYGAKEVSDQLVPDVNMEEDLDPFFN, via the exons ATGAACATACAAAGGTCAACCCCTATCACGATAGCACGATATGGGAGACCGCGGAATAAAACCCAGGATTTTGAGGAGCTCTCGTCCATACGGTCCATCGAGCCAAGCCAGAGTTTTAGCCCGAATCTAGGCTCGCCGAGCCCGCCGGAGACCCCGAACTTGTCGCATTGCGTTTCTTGCATCGGGAAATACTTATTGTTGGAGCCTCTCGAGGGAGACCACGTTTTCCGAGCCGTCCATCTGCACAGCGGCGAGGAGCTGGTTTGCAAG GTGTTTGATATTGGCTGCTACCAGGAGTTATTAGCACCATGTTTTTGTCTGCCTGCGCATAAAAATATCAACcaaattactgaaataattctTGGGGAGACAAAAGCGTATGTGTTCTTTGAAAGGAGCTATGGGGACATGCATTCGTTTGTTCGTACCTGCAAGAAGCTTAAAGAAGAAGAGGCAGCCAAACTCTTCTATCAAATAGCTTCCGCTGTTGCACACTGCCATGATGGTGGACTGGTACTGCGAGATCTCAAGCTGCGaaagtttattttcaaggaTGAAGAAAG gACTAGAGTGAAATTGGAAAGCCTAGAAGATGCTTATATTTTAAGAGGAAATGATGACTCTCTTTCTGATAAGCATGGATGCCCGGCAtatgtgagtccagagatctTGAACACAAATGGCAGCTACTCTGGCAAAGCAGCGGACGTATGGAGTCTAGGTGTCATGCTTTACACCATGCTAGTTGGACGCTATCCTTTCCATGACATTGAGCCTAGTTCCCTCTTCAGCAAGATCCGGCGTGGGCAATTTAACATTCCAGAAACTCTATCCCCCAAGGCAAAATGCCTCATACGTAGCATACTGCGTCGGGAGCCATCAGAAAGGCTGACTTCACAGGAAATTCTGGACCATCCATGGTTTTCTACAGATTTTAATGTATCGAATTCAGGATATGGTGCTAAGGAAGTATCAGATCAGCTGGTGCCTGATGTCAACATGGAAGAAGATTTGGACCCATTCTTTAATTGA